The following proteins are co-located in the Camelina sativa cultivar DH55 chromosome 12, Cs, whole genome shotgun sequence genome:
- the LOC104731723 gene encoding uncharacterized protein LOC104731723 isoform X1, with protein sequence MGGRGGGGVSNANNTGVPASSRKVVQSLKEIVNCSEVEIYAMLVECDMDPDETVSRLLSQDTFHEVKSKREKKKETKDPADSWTRNIPNRGARSGNDSYNTSRGGGNKYNSNGTGNAQGVPANRRENGAPRNHWAGSSSSSGVLGRQPLSNSDPPSAEVKKAPTGSSDAVTSSSLPTPAYQSAWASANPGQRTMADIVKMGRPQQQKNIALPRSSEAQESKSKAPLKDEWPSIEKQDVSHQSSSVLEPAAESKMSADQFSESQHLDETHQETKTYPIESPPNADHNPPASVSSRNLVDDDSRDSSVCDDDNNKAERHSYEENGAEDVSASVATGFQQLTIDNEEEQEALPKEDKPAVIIPNHLQVHSSECSHLMFGSFGSGIGSGQASGLNDNLDEPLEAEDDSSFRHPDTNFYGEEEEQLRNPATNEQVSYQIDSTTQNYHSPTESETEAVQHEPPQEEGHQYKFSSPADYGYENSQQLNPPSETNPRMQNLDNFPSVMQQGYTSTLPNTLLPSGIQDARESDLHYSPFPTKYNTAAPSSLNDPAMSMAEALRAASISTQNAMPSAGQQAAALAQHLALNPYSHQPGMPLGPYGNLISYPFMAQSYNPYMASGYQQAFPTGNHQSLAAMLPQYKTQATAPPVPPPSAYGFGGGAASSNNFPLNPTNATNSYEDVLSSQFKDSNHLVSSLQQQNDNSAAWHQGQQPNSRVVPGSGYYSFPGHQNQQPPGFRQAQQLQQQQPSQQQQQHFGGHGYVSPYHSQGAMSLDHLHHQHQQQQNARDASKQTQQQLWPNNY encoded by the exons ATGGGCGGTAGAGGTGGCGGCGGCGTTAGTAACGCGAACAACACGGGTGTTCCGGCGTCTTCGAGAAAGGTTGTGCAGAGTTTGAAAGAGATCGTCAACTGTTCTGAGGTAGAGATCTATGCGATGCTAGTTGAGTGCGATATGGATCCTGATGAAACTGTTAGTCGTCTTCTTTCTCaag ATACTTTTCATGAGGTGAAGAGCaaacgagagaagaagaaagag ACCAAAGATCCTGCAGACTCCTGGACGAGGAACATCCCTAATCGCGGAGCTAGAAGTGGTAATGACAGTTACAACACCTCTCGAGGTGGTGGAAACAAGTATAACTCTAATG GGACTGGAAATGCTCAAGGTGTACCTGCAAACAGAAGAGAAAACGGAGCACCACGTAATCATTGGGCtggctcttcttcctcatctggTGTTCTTGGACGCCAACCTTTATCAAACAG TGATCCTCCAAGCGCTGAAGTCAAGAAAGCACCAACGGGATCAAGTGATGCAGTAACTTCGTCGTCGTTGCCTACTCCTGCGTATCAATCCGCTTGGGCTAGTGCTAACCCCGGGCAAAGAACTATGGCTGATATTGTTAAAATGGGTAGGCCTCAACAGCAGAAGAATATCGCTTTGCCTCGTTCTTCAGAGGCTCAAGAAAGCAAAAGTAAAGCCCCTTTGAAAGATGAATGGCCTTCAATTGAGAAACAAGATGTTTCTCATCAATCTTCCTCTGTCTTGGAACCTGCTGCTGAATCTAAGATGTCTGCCGACCAATTTAGTGAGTCTCAACATCTGGATGAGACTCAtcaggaaacaaaaacatatccaATTGAGTCGCCTCCTAATGCGGATCACAATCCGCCTGCTTCAGTATCAAGCAGAAatttggttgatgatgattctaGAGACTCCTCAgtttgtgatgatgataataacaAAGCTGAGAGACATTCTTATGAGGAAAATGGAG CCGAAGATGTTTCAGCATCTGTTGCTACCGGTTTCCAGCAGCTTACTATAGACAATGAAGAAGAGCAGGAAGCATTACCAAAAGAAGACAAACCTGCAGTGATAATCCCCAATCACCTGCAAGTCCATTCCTCAGAATGCTCGCACCTAATGTTTGGTAGTTTTGGCTCCGGGATAGGTTCTGGTCAAGCTAGTGGCTTGAATGATAACTTGGATGAACCACTAGAAGCAGAGGATGATTCATCATTCAGACATCCCGATACTAACTTCtatggagaggaagaagaacagcTGAGAAATCCTGCTACTAATGAACAAGTGTCCTATCAAATCGATTCAACTACCCAGAATTACCATTCTCCCACTGAGTCTGAGACAGAAGCCGTGCAACATGAACCTCCTCAAGAAGAAGGTCATCAGTACAAGTTTTCATCTCCTGCAGATTACGGATATGAAAACAGCCAACAGTTGAATCCTCCATCGGAAACAAATCCTCGAATGCAGAATCTTGACAACTTCCCCAGCGTAATG CAGCAAGGATACACAAGTACGTTACCCAACACACTACTCCCATCAGGCATTCAAGACGCAAGGGAATCTGATCTTCACTACTCACCTTTCCCAACAAAATACAACACTGCTGCTCCCTCTTCACTTAACGACCCAGCAATGTCCATGGCCGAG GCACTGAGAGCTGCGAGTATTTCTACTCAAAATGCAATGCCCAGTGCAGGACAACAAGCAGCAGCTCTTGCACAACACCTTGCCTTAAACCCATACTCTCATCAGCCAGGGATGCCTTTAGGGCCTTATGGTAATTTGATAAGCTACCCGTTCATGGCACAAAGTTACAACCCTTACATGGCTTCAGGTTATCAGCAAGCGTTTCCCACTGGTAATCACCAGTCCTTAGCTGCTATGCTTCCGCAATACAAAACTCAAGCAACCGCTCCTCCTGTTCCTCCTCCCTCTGCCTACGGCTTTGGAGGTGGCGCCGCTTCAAGTAACAACTTCCCTTTGAATCCCACAAATGCTACAAACTCGTATGAGGATGTCTTGAGCTCGCAGTTTAAGGATAGCAATCATTTGGTATCATCACTTCAGCAGCAG AACGATAACTCAGCAGCATGGCATCAAGGTCAACAACCCAACTCACGAGTGGTTCCAGGAAGTGGATATTACAGCTTCCCAGGTCATCAGAATCAGCAGCCTCCTGGTTTCCGTCAAGCCCAACaactgcagcagcagcagccgtctcagcagcaacaacagcattTTGGAGGACATGGCTATGTCAGTCCTTACCATTCACAAGGTGCAATGTCATTAGACCATCTCCATCACcagcaccaacaacaacaaaacgcTAGAGACGCGTCTAAACAGACGCAGCAACAGTTATGGCCCAACAACTACTGA
- the LOC104731718 gene encoding probable purine permease 6, with translation MELESETQELHLRVNGEPEGKFPTKERSHNYSWRLRVSLYVTLLLAGETIATLFGRLYYEKGGKSTWLETLVQLVGFPLTLPCYYYIKSEPSNTKTKTKNAYSSFLPLSLVYIGLGLLVAAHCVMYSFGLLYLPVSTFSLISASQLAFNAIFSYFLNSQKITPFILNSLVLLTTSSTLLVLQDEPESSYSSSSKSNYVIGYICAIGSSAGYSLVLSLTDYTFEKILRKYTFKVILDMATYPSLVATIAVVVGLFGSGGWKMLRMEMDEFELGKGSYVLIAIGSTISWQACLIGSIGLILEVSSLFSNVISTLCLPVVPVLAVLFFHDEMNGIKFIAMLLAMWGFVSYAYQHYVDERNPEEEQELPQPEEEKEVTQDDKSYVQA, from the exons ATGGAACTAGAATCAGAAACTCAAGAACTCCATCTTCGCGTAAATGGTG AACCTGAAGGGAAATTtccaacaaaagagagaagtcaCAACTACTCATGGAGGTTAAGAGTGTCTCTCTACGTCACTCTCCTCTTAGCTGGAGAGACAATAGCCACTCTTTTCGGTAGACTTTACTACGAAAAAGGCGGTAAAAGCACATGGCTCGAGACCTTGGTTCAGCTTGTTGGGTTCCCTCTAACCCTTCCTTGCTATTACTACATAAAGTCTGAGCCGTCCAacactaaaaccaaaaccaaaaacgcttattcttctttcttgcCACTATCTTTAGTGTATATTGGACTTGGCTTGCTTGTTGCTGCACACTGTGTTATGTACTCCTTTGGATTACTCTACCTTCCTGTCTCAACTTTCTCTTTGATCTCTGCGTCACAATTGGCTTTTAATGCCATCTTCTCTTACTTCCTAAATTCACAAAAAATTACTCCTTTCATACTCAATTCACTTGTTCTCTTAACCACATCTTCTACACTTCTAGTTCTCCAAGATGAGCCTgaatcttcttattcttcttcctctaagtCCAATTATGTGATTGGATACATCTGCGCGATCGGTAGCTCAGCTGGCTATTCCCTGGTGCTTTCTTTAACAGATTACACGTTCGAAAAGATCCTAAGGAAATATACTTTCAAGGTGATTTTAGATATGGCTACGTATCCGTCTTTAGTGGCTACTATTGCAGTTGTGGTTGGACTTTTTGGAAGTGGTGGGTGGAAAATGTTGAGGATGGAGATGGATGAGTTTGAACTTGGGAAAGGCTCGTACGTTTTGATAGCTATCGGTTCGACGATATCATGGCAAGCTTGTTTGATTGGTAGTATTGGTCTGATTCTTGAAGTTTCATCTCTATTTTCTAATGTCATAAGCACTCTTTGTTTACCCGTTGTTCCTGTTCTCGCTGTTTTGTTCTTCCACGATGAGATGAACGGAATCAAGTTTATTGCAATGCTTTTGGCCATGTGGGGATTTGTTTCGTATGCTTACCAGCATTATGTCGATGAGCGAAATCCAGAAGAAGAGCAAGAGCTTCCTcaacctgaagaagaaaaagaagtaacaCAAGATGATAAAAGTTATGTCCAAGCTTAG
- the LOC104731719 gene encoding exopolygalacturonase-like, which yields MNALIEMESFRYLKIFLIFISTLSSSVAGTLSLRNREDKSSVSLVNVRSFGARANDHRDHTKAFLAAWDKACKSSSSSVHLIIPRGEFSVGPLRFSGPCTNVSNLTVRVKGHLKASTDLSKYRSGGGWINFEWINGLTLTGGGTFDGQGALAWPFNNCTSDSKCKLLPTSLKFVGMNRTVVRRISSVNSKFFHIALVECRDFKGTRLNITAPSDSPNTDGIHIERSSNVYFSRSHIATGDDCVSIGQGNSRITITSIKCGPGHGISVGSLGRYPNEKNVKGLVVKDCKMSGTTNGIRIKTWANSPGLSAATNMTFQNIIMNNVTNPIIIDQSYCPFSSCITNVPSKVKLSDIYFKNIRGTSSSRVAVQLHCSRGMPCKKVYLENVHLDLSSSFGGRKQSRNRGDEAVSSSCRNVRVNYIGTQLPPPCH from the exons ATGAACG CACTGATCGAGATGGAGAGTTTTCGTTACCTgaaaattttcttaatcttcATCTCCACATTATCTTCCTCTGTAGCAGGAACCTTGTCTCTGCGAAACAGAGAAGACAAAAGCTCTGTTTCCCTTGTTAATGTCCGTAGCTTCGGTGCTCGAGCTAATGATCACAGAGACCACACCAAG gcCTTTCTAGCAGCATGGGACAAGGCATGTAAATCATCTTCAAGCTCTGTACATCTTATAATCCCAAGAGGTGAATTCTCTGTTGGTCCTCTTAGATTCTCTGGTCCTTGCACTAACGTATCAAATCTCACTGTCCGAGTTAAG GGTCATCTCAAGGCATCAACTGATCTGTCAAAGTATAGATCAGGCGGTGGTTGGATTAATTTTGAATGGATCAATGGCTTAACTCTTACCGGAGGTGGTACATTTGACGGTCAAGGCGCTTTAGCTTGGCCGTTTAATAACTGCACTTCTGATTCTAAGTGCAAACTCCTCCCAACT AGCTTGAAGTTTGTGGGGATGAACAGAACAGTTGTAAGAAGGATAAGCTCAGTGAACAGCAAGTTTTTTCACATAGCGTTAGTAGAGTGCAGAGACTTCAAAGGCACAAGACTCAACATCACTGCTCCATCTGATAGTCCAAATACAGATGGTATCCACATCGAACGCAGCTCGAATGTGTATTTCTCGCGTTCACATATCGCAACTGGAGATGATTGTGTTTCCATAGGACAAGGAAATTCTCGGATCACAATCACAAGTATCAAATGCGGACCAGGACATGGTATCAG CGTTGGGAGTTTAGGGAGATATccaaatgagaaaaatgtaaaGGGGCTGGTGGTGAAGGATTGTAAGATGAGTGGTACGACTAATGGGATAAGGATCAAAACTTGGGCTAATTCTCCTGGTCTAAGTGCTGCTACCAACATGACTTTTCAGAACATTATTATGAACAATGTGACTAATCCAATCATTATTGATCAGTCTTACTGTCCTTTCTCTTCTTGCATTACAAAT GTACCTTCGAAGGTTAAGCTGAGTGATATATACTTTAAGAACATAAGAGGCACATCATCTTCACGGGTCGCGGTGCAGCTGCATTGTAGCAGAGGAATGCCATGTAAAAAAGTATACTTGGAGAATGTTCAtcttgatctttcttcttcttttggaggaagaaaacagagcagaaacagaggagacgaagctgtctcttcttcttgtagAAACGTTAGAGTTAATTACATCGGGACTCAACTCCCACCTCCATGTCactaa
- the LOC104731721 gene encoding probable WRKY transcription factor 28 yields the protein MSNETRDLYNYQYPPSFSLHEMMNLPTSNPSSYGNIISSQVDPSSYSFTDCLQSTPGAYEPLIHKTFGLSPSSSEVFNSSIDQESNRDVTNNDVINGGACTETTTRVSASSSSSEADHPGEDSGKSGRKRELIGDEEDQSSKKVGKTKKNEVKKQREPRVSFMTKSEVDHLEDGYRWRKYGQKAVKNSPYPRSYYRCTTQRCNVKKRVERSFQDPTVVITTYEGQHNHPIPTNLRGSSAAAAMFSADGLMTPRSFAHDMFRTAAYTNGGAAAAALDYGYGQSGYGNVNANPTSHQEYNHNGGDQYELLREIFPSVFFKQEP from the exons ATGTCTAATGAAACCAGAGATCTCTACAACTACCAATACCCTCCATCGTTTTCCTTGCACGAAATGATGAATCTGCCTACTTCAAATCCATCTTCTTATGGAAACATCATCTCATCACAAGTAGATCCCTCTTCTTACTCCTTCACCGATTGCCTCCAAAGTACTCCAGGAGCGTATGAACCTCTAATTCACAAAACTTTTGGTCTATCTCCCTCTTCCTCAGAGGTTTTCAACTCTTCCATCGATCAAGAATCCAACCGCGATGTTACTAATAATGACGTAATCAATGGTGGTGCATGCACCGAGACTACAACTAGGGTATCTGCATCCTCTTCCTCTAGTGAGGCTGATCATCCCGGTGAAGATTCCGGTAAGAGCGGGAGGAAACGAGAGTTAAtcggagatgaagaagatcaaagtTCCAAAAAAGT tgggaaaacaaaaaagaacgaggtgaagaaacaaagagagccACGAGTCTCTTTTATGACTAAAAGTGAAGTTGATCATCTTGAAGATGGTTATAGATGGAGAAAATACGGCCAAAAGGCTGTTAAAAATAGCCCTTATCCAAG GAGTTACTATAGATGTACAACGCAAAGGTGCAACGTGAAGAAACGAGTGGAGAGATCGTTTCAAGATCCAACGGTTGTGATTACAACTTACGAGGGTCAACACAACCATCCAATTCCGACTAATCTCCGGGGAAGTTCTGCCGCGGCTGCTATGTTCTCCGCAGACGGCCTCATGACTCCGAGAAGCTTTGCACATGATATGTTTCGGACGGCGGCTTATACTAACGGCGGTGCTGCGGCCGCTGCCTTGGATTATGGATATGGACAAAGTGGTTATGGTAATGTGAATGCAAACCCTACTTCTCATCAAGAGTATAATCATAATGGGGGTGATCAATATGAGCTGTTGAGGGAGATTTTTCCTTCAGTTTTCTTCAAGCAAGAGCCTTGA
- the LOC104731722 gene encoding two-pore potassium channel 3-like, whose translation MANDGTDPLLQYMISPKMKRPPQLLFPLPEDNEVAIPMPMTPSEFKDRLIFGPFSRSPRDSSSQFIDSISQSQKQPSPSSSSAAVTPFTDSTTLEPLLPPSTTPPPQPELWVSDGYSNHSHGGHPLHRSKTAPAMAVINDVHHPIRQKDLTEASRSVVRQAFALLVVYLSLGVLIYWLNRDHYVVNQTHPVVDGLYFCIVTMCTIGYGDITPNSVVTKLFSIMFVLVGFGFIDILLSGMVSYVLDLQESYMLNSAQRRDEPEKRRSYIIDVKKGRMRIRLKVGLALGVVVLCIAVGVGIMHFIENIGWLDSFYLSVMSVTTVGYGDRAFKTLPGRLFAAIWLLVSTLAVARAFLYLAEARVDKRNRERAKKVLCETMSVSQFFAADIDNNGCVSKAEYVIYKLKEMEKITDKDIIPISKQFDKLDRCSNGKITLVDLLDSSSGD comes from the exons ATGGCCAACGACGGGACTGACCCATTACTTCAATACATGATAAGCCCGAAAATGAAAAGACCACCGCAGCTTCTGTTTCCATTACCTGAAGACAACGAAGTCGCGATTCCGATGCCGATGACACCGTCGGAGTTCAAAGACCGTTTAATCTTCGGACCCTTTTCACGTTCTCCGCGTGATTCGTCTTCTCAATTCATCGATTCCATCTCTCAGTCTCAGAAACAACCCtcgccgtcttcttcttccgccgCCGTTACCCCTTTCACCGATTCCACAACCCTAGAGCCTCTCCTTCCACCATCAACAACACCACCACCGCAACCGGAGCTATGGGTTTCCGATGGATACTCGAATCATTCTCACGGTGGCCATCCACTTCACCGTTCCAAAACCGCACCAGCGATGGCTGTGATCAACGATGTGCATCACCCAATTCGTCAGAAAGATCTCACTGAGGCGTCACGATCTGTTGTAAGACAAGCTTTTGCTCTTCTCGTTGTGTACCTCTCCTTAGGTGTGCTTATCTATTGGCTTAACCGTGATCATTACGTTGTGAATCAAACCCATCCTGTAGTTGATGGCTTGTACTTTTGTATCGTTACAATGTGCACGATTGGTTATGGTGACATCACTCCGAACAGTGTGGTTACTAAGCTGTTCTCTATCATGTTTGTgcttgttgggtttggtttcattGATATATTGCTTAGTGGGATGGTCTCTTATGTTCTTGACCTTCAAGAGAGCTATATGTTAAACTCTGCTCAGCGGAGGGATGAGCCAGAGAAGAGGAGGTCTTATATAATCGATGTTAAGAAAGGGAGGATGAGGATTAGGTTGAAAGTGGGTTTGGCGTTAGGTGTTGTGGTTTTATGCATTGCTGTTGGTGTTGGGATTATGCATTTCATTGAGAACATTGGGTGGTTGGATTCGTTTTATCTGTCAGTTATGTCTGTTACTACTGTTGGCTATGGAGATAGGGCGTTTAAGACATTGCCCGGTAGGCTTTTCGCTGCGATATGGCTGCTTGTTTCTACGTTAGCTGTGGCTCGGGCTTTTTTGTACTTGGCTGAGGCGAGAGTGGATAAGAGGAATAGGGAACGGGCTAAGAAAGTGCTTTGTGAGACTATGTCTGTCTCTCAGTTTTTTGCTGCTGATATTGATAACAATGGCTGTGTGAG TAAAGCAGAGTATGTAATATACAAActgaaggagatggagaagataaCCGATAAGGACATAATTCCAATCTCCAAACAGTTTGACAAACTCGACCGATGCAGCAATGGAAAGATTACTCTTGTAGATCTCTTGGATAGTAGCAGTGGCGATTAA
- the LOC104731723 gene encoding uncharacterized protein LOC104731723 isoform X2, with translation MGGRGGGGVSNANNTGVPASSRKVVQSLKEIVNCSEVEIYAMLVECDMDPDETVSRLLSQDTFHEVKSKREKKKETKDPADSWTRNIPNRGARSGNDSYNTSRGGGNKYNSNGTGNAQGVPANRRENGAPRNHWAGSSSSSGVLGRQPLSNSDPPSAEVKKAPTGSSDAVTSSSLPTPAYQSAWASANPGQRTMADIVKMGRPQQQKNIALPRSSEAQESKSKAPLKDEWPSIEKQDVSHQSSSVLEPAAESKMSADQFSESQHLDETHQETKTYPIESPPNADHNPPASVSSRNLVDDDSRDSSVCDDDNNKAERHSYEENGAEDVSASVATGFQQLTIDNEEEQEALPKEDKPAVIIPNHLQVHSSECSHLMFGSFGSGIGSGQASGLNDNLDEPLEAEDDSSFRHPDTNFYGEEEEQLRNPATNEQVSYQIDSTTQNYHSPTESETEAVQHEPPQEEGHQYKFSSPADYGYENSQQLNPPSETNPRMQNLDNFPSVMQGYTSTLPNTLLPSGIQDARESDLHYSPFPTKYNTAAPSSLNDPAMSMAEALRAASISTQNAMPSAGQQAAALAQHLALNPYSHQPGMPLGPYGNLISYPFMAQSYNPYMASGYQQAFPTGNHQSLAAMLPQYKTQATAPPVPPPSAYGFGGGAASSNNFPLNPTNATNSYEDVLSSQFKDSNHLVSSLQQQNDNSAAWHQGQQPNSRVVPGSGYYSFPGHQNQQPPGFRQAQQLQQQQPSQQQQQHFGGHGYVSPYHSQGAMSLDHLHHQHQQQQNARDASKQTQQQLWPNNY, from the exons ATGGGCGGTAGAGGTGGCGGCGGCGTTAGTAACGCGAACAACACGGGTGTTCCGGCGTCTTCGAGAAAGGTTGTGCAGAGTTTGAAAGAGATCGTCAACTGTTCTGAGGTAGAGATCTATGCGATGCTAGTTGAGTGCGATATGGATCCTGATGAAACTGTTAGTCGTCTTCTTTCTCaag ATACTTTTCATGAGGTGAAGAGCaaacgagagaagaagaaagag ACCAAAGATCCTGCAGACTCCTGGACGAGGAACATCCCTAATCGCGGAGCTAGAAGTGGTAATGACAGTTACAACACCTCTCGAGGTGGTGGAAACAAGTATAACTCTAATG GGACTGGAAATGCTCAAGGTGTACCTGCAAACAGAAGAGAAAACGGAGCACCACGTAATCATTGGGCtggctcttcttcctcatctggTGTTCTTGGACGCCAACCTTTATCAAACAG TGATCCTCCAAGCGCTGAAGTCAAGAAAGCACCAACGGGATCAAGTGATGCAGTAACTTCGTCGTCGTTGCCTACTCCTGCGTATCAATCCGCTTGGGCTAGTGCTAACCCCGGGCAAAGAACTATGGCTGATATTGTTAAAATGGGTAGGCCTCAACAGCAGAAGAATATCGCTTTGCCTCGTTCTTCAGAGGCTCAAGAAAGCAAAAGTAAAGCCCCTTTGAAAGATGAATGGCCTTCAATTGAGAAACAAGATGTTTCTCATCAATCTTCCTCTGTCTTGGAACCTGCTGCTGAATCTAAGATGTCTGCCGACCAATTTAGTGAGTCTCAACATCTGGATGAGACTCAtcaggaaacaaaaacatatccaATTGAGTCGCCTCCTAATGCGGATCACAATCCGCCTGCTTCAGTATCAAGCAGAAatttggttgatgatgattctaGAGACTCCTCAgtttgtgatgatgataataacaAAGCTGAGAGACATTCTTATGAGGAAAATGGAG CCGAAGATGTTTCAGCATCTGTTGCTACCGGTTTCCAGCAGCTTACTATAGACAATGAAGAAGAGCAGGAAGCATTACCAAAAGAAGACAAACCTGCAGTGATAATCCCCAATCACCTGCAAGTCCATTCCTCAGAATGCTCGCACCTAATGTTTGGTAGTTTTGGCTCCGGGATAGGTTCTGGTCAAGCTAGTGGCTTGAATGATAACTTGGATGAACCACTAGAAGCAGAGGATGATTCATCATTCAGACATCCCGATACTAACTTCtatggagaggaagaagaacagcTGAGAAATCCTGCTACTAATGAACAAGTGTCCTATCAAATCGATTCAACTACCCAGAATTACCATTCTCCCACTGAGTCTGAGACAGAAGCCGTGCAACATGAACCTCCTCAAGAAGAAGGTCATCAGTACAAGTTTTCATCTCCTGCAGATTACGGATATGAAAACAGCCAACAGTTGAATCCTCCATCGGAAACAAATCCTCGAATGCAGAATCTTGACAACTTCCCCAGCGTAATG CAAGGATACACAAGTACGTTACCCAACACACTACTCCCATCAGGCATTCAAGACGCAAGGGAATCTGATCTTCACTACTCACCTTTCCCAACAAAATACAACACTGCTGCTCCCTCTTCACTTAACGACCCAGCAATGTCCATGGCCGAG GCACTGAGAGCTGCGAGTATTTCTACTCAAAATGCAATGCCCAGTGCAGGACAACAAGCAGCAGCTCTTGCACAACACCTTGCCTTAAACCCATACTCTCATCAGCCAGGGATGCCTTTAGGGCCTTATGGTAATTTGATAAGCTACCCGTTCATGGCACAAAGTTACAACCCTTACATGGCTTCAGGTTATCAGCAAGCGTTTCCCACTGGTAATCACCAGTCCTTAGCTGCTATGCTTCCGCAATACAAAACTCAAGCAACCGCTCCTCCTGTTCCTCCTCCCTCTGCCTACGGCTTTGGAGGTGGCGCCGCTTCAAGTAACAACTTCCCTTTGAATCCCACAAATGCTACAAACTCGTATGAGGATGTCTTGAGCTCGCAGTTTAAGGATAGCAATCATTTGGTATCATCACTTCAGCAGCAG AACGATAACTCAGCAGCATGGCATCAAGGTCAACAACCCAACTCACGAGTGGTTCCAGGAAGTGGATATTACAGCTTCCCAGGTCATCAGAATCAGCAGCCTCCTGGTTTCCGTCAAGCCCAACaactgcagcagcagcagccgtctcagcagcaacaacagcattTTGGAGGACATGGCTATGTCAGTCCTTACCATTCACAAGGTGCAATGTCATTAGACCATCTCCATCACcagcaccaacaacaacaaaacgcTAGAGACGCGTCTAAACAGACGCAGCAACAGTTATGGCCCAACAACTACTGA